From Carya illinoinensis cultivar Pawnee chromosome 5, C.illinoinensisPawnee_v1, whole genome shotgun sequence, one genomic window encodes:
- the LOC122310081 gene encoding acyl carrier protein 1, chloroplastic-like: HEYLRIPIFGVWQAKPETVQKVCEIVKKQLALSDETELTPESKFAALGADSLDTVEIVMGLEEEFGISVEEESSQNITTVQEAADLIEKLVQKKPEA; encoded by the exons CATGAGTACCTGAGAATCCCCATTTTTGGAGTGTGGCAGGCCAAGCCCGAGACAGTGCAGAAAGTCTGCGAGATAGTAAAGAAACAATTGGCACTGTCTGACGAGACTGAGCTCACCCCTGAGTCCAAGTTTGCTGCCCTGGGTGCTGATTCTCTTGATACG GTGGAAATAGTTATGGGTTTGGAGGAAGAGTTCGGAATCAGCGTCGAGGAGGAAAGCTCACAGAATATAACAACGGTCCAAGAAGCGGCTGATTTGATAGAGAAGCTTGTGCAGAAGAAGCCCGAAGCCTAG